A genome region from Marasmius oreades isolate 03SP1 chromosome 5, whole genome shotgun sequence includes the following:
- a CDS encoding uncharacterized protein (antiSMASH:Cluster_5.7) gives MSRTRSSAQNHALRCNCCFYAQQQPRGSRQLKDYTPIYYPRFCEYTGMIHLNNVCGPSWQPQNALNTSSCLEVFGGVLGYSSVSTVNQTLGII, from the exons ATGTCAAGGACAAGAAGTTCGGCTCAAAACCACGCACTGCGCTGCAACTGTTGTTTTTACGCTCAACAGCAACCCCGTGGCTCTAGACAGCTGAAAGATTACACTCCCATC TACTACCCCCGGTTTTGCGAATACACCGGGATGATACATCTCAACAACGTTTGTGGTCCTTCGTGGCAACCCCAGAACGCGTTAAACACCTCAAGCT GCCTCGAGGTATTTGGCGGCGTGCTCGGTTACAGTTCTGTATCAACTGTCAATCAGACGCTAGGCATCATCTGA